A segment of the Devriesea agamarum genome:
GCCGGATCGCGGATATCATCGCGTCCCATCTGAACGCCGGTGATCTGCTGGTCCTGGATGGTGAGTTGGGCGCAGGCAAAACCACATTTACTCAGGGGCTTGGGCAGCGGCTGGGTGTCCGCGGTCCGGTCACGTCCCCAACGTTCGTGATCGCGCGGGTTCACCCGGCTGAAACAGGGACGGTCGATTTGGTTCATGTGGATGCTTATCGCCTTGATTCCGTCCTCGATATTGACGATCTCGATCTCGATGCCGATCTGGATACGGCGGTGACGGTGGTCGAGTGGGGCCGGGGCCGTGTCGAGCATCTGACGGATTCGCACCTGAGGGTGGAGATTTTGCGATCTCGTGGGGGTGATGATGCCGAGGCTCGTTCAACCATGCAGGGGGATGAGGACCTGGATGAGCAGCGGTCTATTCGCTTGACGGCATACGGGCCGCGTTGGCAGGGCGAGAGGTTCCACGAGCTAGCGCAGGCACTTCGGGCCGGCTCTAAGAATGTCGGCTCTGACCGCGATACCCAGACGAACCATGCCGAGATAAACCATGCCCAGATGAGTCATGCCCTGTCGAACGATACCCAGGCGAACGATAATCGCGCCCAAATTAACCCGGTGCATAACCTCGGCACGCATGATGCTCATGAGTGACCCGCATATCCGTTGCGCTAGTGCGGACCGTGCACACCCGCACGACCCCCACCCACAGGAAGGCCCTTTCGTATGATCCTCGGTTTGGACACCTCCGGCGCGGTGTCGGTGGCTCTCGCTGATGCATCCGGCGCTGAGATTCTTGCCCAGCGCACGGATACCCGGGCTCGCCATCATGCTGAAGTGGTGATTCCACTCATTGATGAGGTGGTTACCGCTGCTGGTTATACGAGGCAAGACCTCACCTCCGTGGTGGTGGGGCGGGGCCCGGGCCCATTCACGGGGCTGAGGGTTGGGTTGGTAACTGCCCGCAGCATTGCCGCTATTCTCGGGATTCCTGTGCGTGGAGTCTGCTCGCTGGATGGCCTTGCCCGCCAGGTGATAGATCGGTTAGCTCCGCGGGATGGGATGACCATTGGTATTGCGACCGATGCTCGGCGCCGTGAGGTGTACTGGGCTCGCTACCGGTACGAGGGTGGTTATGTGCAGCGTCAGGAAGGTCCAGCGGTGTCCTCACCTCAGGAGGCCGCTGCGGCTCTGGCTCAGTGCGATATTGTCGCGGGTCGGGGCGCAGCGATATACCCGGATGTTTTAGCGGCTACACCTGATGTCCGAGACATTTTGGATGCGGAGGCGGAAGCTCTGATTCACGTGGCATCTGCTTATGCGGCGCTGTCGATGTCCGAGGAGCTGGAGTCAACGGACCCTCTATACCTGCGTCAGCCGGACGCTGCGGTTCCCACCCGGCGCAAAAGCGCGTTAGGCGGATAGCCGAGCGATGGACGGCGGTCGGGCTATGCCGAAACAGTGTGCTGGATCGGTGGAACAAGCCGGGACGAGGAAAAAACCCAGACCCGGGAAACAAACCGGATCCGGGGGACAAACCAGGTTGGGGCGGCAGGGCATGCCGGTGCATCAAACGGTACCCAAAACGGCACCGAGGTCTGATGCCTCGGGCGATGTGGTGCTGAGACCCGCCTCATGGGCGGATCTGGACCAGCTTTCTCAGCTGGAGCAGGTTCTTTTTCCCGACGAGGCGTGGGACCTATCGATGCTCCTTCAGGAAATAGGGCACCCGGCCCGACGCTATGTGATCGCGTGTCCGGCCCACGACGTTGACACGGTGATCGGCTATGCGGGGATCATGCTGGGACCGGATGAGGCAGAGATTCACACCATCGGAACGGTGCAACCCGGTCGAGGTATTGGGACTCGACTTTTGGATTGGTGTGCACTCACAGCCCAGCAAGCCGGTGCTCAACGGATTTTCCTGGAAGTTCGGGAGGACAATGCTCGTGCCCGAACCTTTTACCGCTCGCATGGGTGGGGGGAAATCTGGATTCGGCGCGGGTACTACCGCACGCCTTGCGGGCCGGTCGATGCGGTGGTCATGGCGCTTGATCTGCCGCCTATGAACCCGACTGATTAATTAAGTGATGCGCAGGCCGTGGCGATCTAGCTTTACAGCTTAATCGCCACGGCCCAATGCATGCGCGTTTACTTGAAGGCGCGAACCTTCTGGAAGATATCCACGTACCGTTTGTTAAGGATCTTCTTATTGATGTGCATAAATAAGAAGAAGAGACCCACTCCGGTGAGGAGCCCGACTGGACCGGCAACCCAGAGCGCCCAACGCTGTCCGAAGAACCCAAATATCCCGAGGATAAATGCGGGAATCATCGGCACCCACATCCCGAAGGTCGCAATAAAAGATGCAAGAACTGCATTCACCGAGTTAGAGGACCGGTCTTTAAATGGGCTGGTGCCAGGCGCTGCTGCTGGGAACGCCAGAATTACGGCGGTGAGCAGTGAAATCGCTCCCGAGCCTAGGTACATCCCGATGGATATGAGCAGAAGCGGCACGATGAGTACTGGGAGTCCGAATAGTGACGGAACCACGATCGTGGCCAGGATGATGAAGGGTAGGGTAAACAGTGCCTCGGCAATTATGCGTCCCAGTAGGTTTGAGCGAGCATCGAGACCGGCGGTGATATTGACCCAGCCGGCGGGCCCGTCCATGCCGATCTCATTCATGAGCGAACCACCGGTCAAACTTGCAACTAAAAGGATGCCAAAAATGCCCAGGAAAGACATATGAGGGTTCACTAGGCCCATGCCGATGAAAAAGATGAGCATGAGCGGGGTGATTCCAATAGCACCGACATAGCGTGAGTCGCGTCGCCAGTATTTGAGGGAGCGCCCGGCGACCGCGCCGAGTGGATTTGAGGGCAGGAACTTCGGGACGAGGGCAGTGACTTTCGTGGTTCCTGAGGACTCATCGCCGAGCAGTGCTTGAAGCATTGACTCCTCAATGGTTCGGCGCCACCAGCGCCACAACAAGACGATGGTGGCCGCAGCGACCAGCGCCCGGACAATGGCTGCGAGATAGTCCCCATCGGCGAGGTCGAATGGAACGCAAAAGGCGGCGCCGAAAGGCGTCCAAGCCAAAATCTTAATCGCCGCGGTTAGTGCCTCAACCGAAACCGGCATCCCTAATTCCGTGGCGGAGCTGATCAGGTAGAACTCACCGCCGAAAAGAACCGCGATGAAAAGAATCAAAAGTATTGGACCCATGATCTCGCGGCGTTTACGCGAGGACGTCTGCAAAGCCGCCCGAGCGAGAACAGCCCGTGGCCCCAGTAAGCATGTGATGTAGCCTGCGGCTATCGCAATGGGTAGCGCGATAATTGTCAGCACCGTGTTGAGAGTTCCGACGCCTGGGTTCATGAGCACCCAGAACACGGAGACAACTCCCACCATGAGGGCAACCAGCAGAGTGAACAGGGAGGGCAGTGAAATAGCTGCTGCCGCTAGTAGCCCGGGCTGTAGATCGCGGGCGCGTCGCCCCAAAACCGCGAACTTACGAAGGTCCAGGGTGTCATCGACACCGAAAGCCAACAGCGGTCCTAACAACCACAATAAAATCGCGAGGACGCCCAGGCCGCGGGCAAGCATTCCAAAATAATCGTTGCCTGCTGTGGACATCGTGATGAGGCCGGCCATGATAGTGAAAAGAAAACCGACTCCGTACAGGCAGCCAATAATGGTCCCGATCAGCTTGCCGATGTTCTTACGAAATGATCGCCGCCACAGCAGGAACTTGAGACGAATCAGGACACGAGCCATGACAGCTGCCCCTCCTGAACGCGCTTGCCGCCCACCAGGGAAATGAACGTATCCACCAAGGAGTCCTGTTCGCGGACCTCATCTAGCGTGCCGGAGGCTAACACTGAACCGTTGGACACAATCGCGACGTGACTGCACAGGCCTTCAACCAGTTCCATCACGTGGCTAGACAAAATGACGGTGCCGCCTGCAGCGACAAAGGAGTTCAGAATTTCTCGGATGACCTGCCCAGATACTGGGTCAACGGCCTCGAAAGGCTCATCCAAGACTAAGAATTTCGGGGCGTGAATGAGCGCGCAGGCGAGCAGAACCTTTTTCGTCATACCGGCTGAGAAGTCGACGACCAGTTTCCCGTCTTCGCCGGCAAGGTCCATCGTGTCAAGCAGGCTCTGGATGCGTTCGCTCAGCACGTTCGGGTCCAGCCCGCGGATCAACCCGACGTAGGTCAGCAGTTCGCGCGCGGTCAGCCGGTCAAATGCGCGTAGGCCGTCGGCGAGCACGCCCATGGCCTGCTTTGCTGCGGGTGGGTCCTGCCAGACATCGTGTCCGAGGACTACCGCGGTTCCGGCATCGGGGCGCAGCAATCCTGTCGCCATGGACAGGGTGGTGGTTTTTCCTGCACCGTTCGGCCCCACCATGCCGAAGAATGATCCGCGCGGAATGTCGAGGTCGATGCCGTGGACAACTTCGCGTCGATCAAAGGACTTTCGGAGGCCGCGGATGGCTAGAGCGGGCGCTGAAAGATCAGCTGCCAACGGTGCGATATGGCCTCGCCTCATCTGGTCGGGTGCCGGGGGAGGGGAGAACTCAGGTGTGGGATTCGGTTCCGGACGGGCAGCGGTGCTGGCATCGGGGGTGTCCATACGTCGTACTGTAGATCGTTGTTTCCACACATGGAGATCACGTTCGGCAGAGCCGACATGAGACTTTAGTCGAGATCTGTGGCGCTACCCCCATGCGTTGGGCTTGAATCGGGCGCGGGGTGCTGCAAGTCGTCCGCTCGAATACGTATTCCTGGCCCTAAAAAGTGACCCCGGAGCTAAACCCAGTGCGCTCCAATGGTCGCCGTCTCCGTAGGAATGATGATCGCTGGCGAGGTGGACGCATGTGGGGCGGTTTGTTACTGAATTGGGGGGATATCGAGGCTGTTCTCACGGGTAGCCCGCATTAGCGACGTTGTGAGATGTCGGGACGCGTGCTCGTTGAGAGTCAGGGGTTCAATAACCGCCGACATAATGTTTGGCGGCGTGGCATCTGGGTTATCTGCCGCAGGGTCAATGCCGATAGCTCGGCGCATCCGAGCGCTTGGGGTGCCTGCCGCCAAAATTCGTTCAATGAGTTCGAGGTCATCCAGGCAACCCAGGCGCTGAGCGGTGGGGTATAAACGATGCACCAGGTCGCACAGTGAGTCCTCAGCGCAGCCAAGGGTCCCCGCCCGGTCGAGAATAAGCTGCGCCTTGGTGCCGTAGCGCGCTGCCCGCCATTTATTCTGTTCAACCTGCCAGCGCTCAAGCCTGGGCAGTTCCTTTCCTTCATCTAGGTGTGAGGACAGATATTCGACCAAGCATTGGATGAGCGCGGCGATCCCGCGGACTTCTGTCAGCGTTGGAACACCATCGCAGATGCGCACCTCAAGCGTGCCGAGCGCCGGCACCGGTCGAATATCCCAGCGCAGTTCCGCGAGTTCTGTGATGGCACCGGCTCGTTGCATACCGCGCACAACCTCGGTGTACTCCTGCCAGGTGTGGATGTCGGTGGGAAGACCCGCTGTGGGGAGTTGTTGGAACAGCATGGTTCGCTGAGAGGCATACCCGGTGTCTTCCCCCTCCCAAAATGGGCTCGAGGTGCTCAATGCCAGCAGCTGTCCCCCATAGGTGAGTAACCCATTCATCAGGGGCACGAGTTTCGCTGGATTCTCGACCCCGACGTGGACGTGCACCCCATAGATTGCC
Coding sequences within it:
- a CDS encoding ABC transporter ATP-binding protein, giving the protein MDTPDASTAARPEPNPTPEFSPPPAPDQMRRGHIAPLAADLSAPALAIRGLRKSFDRREVVHGIDLDIPRGSFFGMVGPNGAGKTTTLSMATGLLRPDAGTAVVLGHDVWQDPPAAKQAMGVLADGLRAFDRLTARELLTYVGLIRGLDPNVLSERIQSLLDTMDLAGEDGKLVVDFSAGMTKKVLLACALIHAPKFLVLDEPFEAVDPVSGQVIREILNSFVAAGGTVILSSHVMELVEGLCSHVAIVSNGSVLASGTLDEVREQDSLVDTFISLVGGKRVQEGQLSWLVS
- the tsaE gene encoding tRNA (adenosine(37)-N6)-threonylcarbamoyltransferase complex ATPase subunit type 1 TsaE; this encodes MTLDDASSVSVPTSGAGCTRRIADIIASHLNAGDLLVLDGELGAGKTTFTQGLGQRLGVRGPVTSPTFVIARVHPAETGTVDLVHVDAYRLDSVLDIDDLDLDADLDTAVTVVEWGRGRVEHLTDSHLRVEILRSRGGDDAEARSTMQGDEDLDEQRSIRLTAYGPRWQGERFHELAQALRAGSKNVGSDRDTQTNHAEINHAQMSHALSNDTQANDNRAQINPVHNLGTHDAHE
- a CDS encoding carboxylate-amine ligase, which gives rise to MELPVISSPRSTLGVEWEVLLLDQETGQPRQCALDILAALREKRLPKSEIDGHRIVGEMLRNTMELVTGICPTVTTAAEQLSSLLEQVYTVCDSLGVGITSVGTHPSAPWRTQHLSDHDRYQRLIEHTGWWGRQMAIYGVHVHVGVENPAKLVPLMNGLLTYGGQLLALSTSSPFWEGEDTGYASQRTMLFQQLPTAGLPTDIHTWQEYTEVVRGMQRAGAITELAELRWDIRPVPALGTLEVRICDGVPTLTEVRGIAALIQCLVEYLSSHLDEGKELPRLERWQVEQNKWRAARYGTKAQLILDRAGTLGCAEDSLCDLVHRLYPTAQRLGCLDDLELIERILAAGTPSARMRRAIGIDPAADNPDATPPNIMSAVIEPLTLNEHASRHLTTSLMRATRENSLDIPPIQ
- the tsaB gene encoding tRNA (adenosine(37)-N6)-threonylcarbamoyltransferase complex dimerization subunit type 1 TsaB → MILGLDTSGAVSVALADASGAEILAQRTDTRARHHAEVVIPLIDEVVTAAGYTRQDLTSVVVGRGPGPFTGLRVGLVTARSIAAILGIPVRGVCSLDGLARQVIDRLAPRDGMTIGIATDARRREVYWARYRYEGGYVQRQEGPAVSSPQEAAAALAQCDIVAGRGAAIYPDVLAATPDVRDILDAEAEALIHVASAYAALSMSEELESTDPLYLRQPDAAVPTRRKSALGG
- a CDS encoding GNAT family N-acetyltransferase, which translates into the protein MPVHQTVPKTAPRSDASGDVVLRPASWADLDQLSQLEQVLFPDEAWDLSMLLQEIGHPARRYVIACPAHDVDTVIGYAGIMLGPDEAEIHTIGTVQPGRGIGTRLLDWCALTAQQAGAQRIFLEVREDNARARTFYRSHGWGEIWIRRGYYRTPCGPVDAVVMALDLPPMNPTD